From Ignavibacteria bacterium:
GGTGCTAATGTTCCATGGACAAACCAGGTTGACTTCAGATTCGTTCAGGAAATTCCTCTTATTGCAGGACACAGGTTTGAAGTATCACTCGACGTTCTCAACCTCCCTAACCTGCTCAACTCAAAATGGGGATGGATAAAATCAGTTAATAACCAGAACGACAGTGTAATCAAATTACAGGGTACCGATGCTAACAAGAGACCGGTATTCAGCTTCAAGGATAAGCCGGATCCGTTCCAGAATGATAACCTGAACTCACGCTACCAGATGCAGCTGGGTGCACGCTACTCATTCTAAGTTAGATCTATAATTTAACTATTAAGCCCCCGGGGAATATTTCTCCGGGGGCTTTTTTGTTTCAGGAATTTCTCTTCAGGATTTATTGCTTCAGGTGGTTCTTAGTTTTTCCAGGAGCATCTGGAAATCTTCCGGCAAGGGTGAGTCGAAACGGACAAACTCATTTGTGTGCGGGTGGTAGAATCCCAGCGTCCTGGCGTGCAGCGCCTGACGGGGCATTATTTCAAGAAGGTTATCAATTCTGGACTTCATCTTTGGAAGCGCATAACCGTAGACGATCTTATTTCCGCCATATGTGACGTCGCCAAATATGGGGTGATTTATTGAAGCCATGTGAACTCTTATCTGGTGCGTGCGGCCCGTTTTAAGATTCAGCTTTATTAAAGAGGCAAATTCAAATTCCTCAAGCACCGTGTAATAGGTAATTGCAGTTTTCCCTTCGGTCTCGCTTACGGCGTATTTTTTCCTGTCGCTTTTGCTGCGGGCAATATTCTTTTCAATTACACCCTGACTTTCCTTTAAGTGTCCCCAGCAGACGGCCCAGTATTCCCTTTCAATGGTATGCTTTGAAAACTGGGAGGCAAGCTTTGCGTGCGTTACGTCATCCTTTGCAACTACAAGAATTCCGCTGGTGTCCTTGTCGATGCGGTGAACGATTCCGGGTCGGCCCGCATCATTGACGCTGCTTAATTTCTGTGAATGGTGCAATAGGGCGTTAACGAGTGTGCCCGTGTAGTTGGCGTAGGCCGGATGGGCCACCATGCCTGCAGGCTTGTTTACAATGATCAGGTAGTCATCTTCATAAATGATGTCGAGCGGGATTTCCTCGGGCATTGCATTTTCAGGCCGCGGTGAAATAGGTATAGTTACCATCACCAGGTCGCCCGGGGCTACTTTATAGTTTTGTTTTACAGCAGACCCGTTTACAAGGACCAGTCCGGCATCGAGGAGTTTCTGGACTTTAGAGCGCGTGGCGTTTTCGATCAGGTTTGTAAGATATACGTCTATTCTTTCTTTTCTTTTTCCCGGGGGGACTTCAAACCTGTAGTTTTTCTCTGATATCAGGTTCGTCATTTTTTATTCAGCCTCTATATCAGAAAAAATTATTTTTCGTTTTCATGGGCAGCCTCAACCTCCTGCTCATCAGAGGCAGGTTTAGTCTTAAAGCTGAATATGATAAGTAAGATCACGCCTATCGAGACAGCCATATCTGCCACATTAAATATTGGCCAGCGGTCGTAAGTATAGCCGAAGAAGTTAACGTCGAAGAAGTCGATGTCTATAAAATCCACAACCTTGCCGAAAAACAATGGCGCATAGCCGTAGAACAGGCCGTAGAAAACCCTGTCTATAAGGTTACCTACCGCGCCGCCCAGAATGAGGGCAAGTGCAAAGCGCATGATGAACTTTTCGTGTCTTACTTTATAGAGGTAATAGACGATGCCAACGGAGGCAGCAATGGAGAAAAGGGACAAAAACAGTTTGGAAGTGGTTCCAAAGTCTATTCCGAAAGCAATTCCGGGGTTCTCCACAAAAGTCACCCTGAGGAAGTTGCCGATAACGTTGCGGTGGTCTCCATAGATCATCCCGTCATGGTGCAGATGCAGAGCGGGAATAGAAAAGCCTTTTATATACAGCTTGGTAATCTGGTCAGCAATAATAATAAACAGTGATACGAATAGTGCTCTCAATTTGCGCCTTAAATGATTAGCTTTCAAAAAATTAGCTTAAAGGTTTATCGCCCAGTTTGTCCTCTGCCGGCTTAGAGTCTTCATTCAGGTCATTTTCCGCGGCTTTTTCCTGGTGAATTTTTCCGCTGAAGATGACGAGCAGAATAACGCCTGCAGTAACAGAGATATCAGCGACATTAAATATAGGCAGGTTATCCAGGTTATATCCCAGGAGGTTAATGCCTGCAATTTTCACCTGGAAGAAATCCACCACTTTACCATAGAACAAAGGGCCATAGCCGTAAAAAACGCCGTAAAAGACACGGTCGACAAGATTTCCTATTGCCCCGCCTAAAATGAGTGCAAGAGCGACCCTTATTTTCACGCCCTCATATCTGATCCTGTAGAGGTAGAG
This genomic window contains:
- a CDS encoding signal peptidase II produces the protein MRVLFVSLAIVIIDQVSKLFVKGFSLPLFDIHYPGISYAEQHEFLGSFLKITFIENPGMAFGIDLGPASKLFLSLFSIAASIGIVLYLYRIRYEGVKIRVALALILGGAIGNLVDRVFYGVFYGYGPLFYGKVVDFFQVKIAGINLLGYNLDNLPIFNVADISVTAGVILLVIFSGKIHQEKAAENDLNEDSKPAEDKLGDKPLS
- a CDS encoding RluA family pseudouridine synthase gives rise to the protein MTNLISEKNYRFEVPPGKRKERIDVYLTNLIENATRSKVQKLLDAGLVLVNGSAVKQNYKVAPGDLVMVTIPISPRPENAMPEEIPLDIIYEDDYLIIVNKPAGMVAHPAYANYTGTLVNALLHHSQKLSSVNDAGRPGIVHRIDKDTSGILVVAKDDVTHAKLASQFSKHTIEREYWAVCWGHLKESQGVIEKNIARSKSDRKKYAVSETEGKTAITYYTVLEEFEFASLIKLNLKTGRTHQIRVHMASINHPIFGDVTYGGNKIVYGYALPKMKSRIDNLLEIMPRQALHARTLGFYHPHTNEFVRFDSPLPEDFQMLLEKLRTT
- the lspA gene encoding signal peptidase II; its protein translation is MRALFVSLFIIIADQITKLYIKGFSIPALHLHHDGMIYGDHRNVIGNFLRVTFVENPGIAFGIDFGTTSKLFLSLFSIAASVGIVYYLYKVRHEKFIMRFALALILGGAVGNLIDRVFYGLFYGYAPLFFGKVVDFIDIDFFDVNFFGYTYDRWPIFNVADMAVSIGVILLIIFSFKTKPASDEQEVEAAHENEK